From one Streptomyces sp. Q6 genomic stretch:
- a CDS encoding nucleobase:cation symporter-2 family protein, whose protein sequence is MTHPVDQVPPARQLAAFGLQHVLAMYAGAVAVPLIVGGAMKLSPADLAYLITADLLVCGIATLIQCVGVWRFGIRLPIVQGCTFAAVSPMVLIGTTGGGLPAIYGAVIVAGLAMMLLAPVFGRLLRFFPPLVTGTVILIIGVSLLPVAGNWVAGGAGAKDFGEPKNIGLAAFVLVVVLAVQRFAPAFLSRIAVLVGIVVGMLVAIPAGFTDFGGVGDADWVGISTPFHFGAPEFHGAAIVSMLVVALVSMTETTGDFIAVGEITERPVTPRALGDGLRADGFSTLLGGVFNTFPYTAFAQNVGLVGMTRVRSRWVVATAGGILVLLGLLPKLGAVVAAIPAPVLGGAGLVMFGTVAASGLRTLAKVDFQGNHNLTIVAVSVALGVLPVGVPDIYARFPHWFQTIMDSGISAGCITAIALNLLFNHLPQKESSAPEPLDLPGSRVENGVEQAGEQRV, encoded by the coding sequence ATGACACACCCCGTGGATCAGGTCCCGCCCGCACGCCAGTTGGCCGCGTTCGGGTTGCAGCACGTCCTCGCGATGTATGCGGGCGCGGTCGCCGTCCCGCTGATCGTGGGCGGGGCGATGAAGCTGTCGCCCGCCGACCTCGCGTATCTGATCACCGCCGATCTGCTGGTGTGCGGCATCGCGACGCTCATCCAGTGCGTGGGCGTGTGGCGGTTCGGCATCCGGCTGCCGATCGTGCAGGGCTGTACGTTCGCCGCCGTGTCGCCGATGGTGCTGATCGGCACGACGGGCGGCGGGCTGCCCGCGATCTACGGGGCGGTGATCGTCGCGGGGCTCGCGATGATGCTGCTCGCGCCGGTCTTCGGACGGCTGTTGCGGTTCTTCCCGCCGCTGGTGACCGGCACGGTGATCCTCATCATCGGGGTCTCCCTGCTGCCCGTGGCGGGCAACTGGGTCGCGGGCGGCGCGGGCGCGAAGGACTTCGGTGAGCCGAAGAACATCGGGCTCGCCGCCTTCGTGCTGGTCGTGGTGCTCGCGGTGCAGCGGTTCGCGCCCGCGTTCCTGAGCCGGATCGCGGTGCTCGTCGGCATCGTCGTCGGCATGCTCGTCGCGATACCGGCCGGGTTCACGGACTTCGGGGGCGTCGGGGACGCGGACTGGGTGGGGATCAGCACGCCGTTCCACTTCGGGGCGCCCGAGTTCCACGGCGCCGCGATCGTGTCGATGCTGGTCGTGGCGCTGGTCTCCATGACCGAGACCACCGGCGACTTCATCGCGGTCGGCGAGATCACCGAGCGTCCGGTGACGCCGCGCGCGCTCGGCGACGGACTGCGCGCCGACGGCTTCTCGACACTGCTCGGCGGGGTCTTCAACACGTTCCCGTACACGGCGTTCGCGCAGAACGTGGGTCTGGTCGGCATGACGCGGGTCCGCTCCCGCTGGGTCGTCGCGACGGCGGGCGGCATCCTCGTCCTGCTCGGCCTGCTGCCGAAGCTCGGCGCGGTCGTGGCCGCGATCCCGGCGCCGGTGCTCGGCGGGGCGGGCCTGGTGATGTTCGGAACGGTCGCCGCGAGCGGTCTGCGCACCCTCGCCAAGGTAGACTTCCAGGGCAACCACAACCTGACGATCGTCGCCGTGTCGGTCGCGCTCGGCGTCCTGCCGGTCGGCGTGCCGGACATCTACGCGCGGTTCCCCCACTGGTTCCAGACGATCATGGACAGCGGGATCAGCGCGGGCTGCATCACCGCGATCGCGCTGAACCTGCTCTTCAACCACCTTCCACAGAAGGAGAGTTCAGCCCCCGAGCCGCTGGACCTGCCGGGCAGCCGCGTCGAGAACGGTGTCGAGCAGGCCGGGGAACAGCGCGTCTAG
- a CDS encoding NADP oxidoreductase produces the protein MPHIAVIGSGPSGVYTAQSLVQQVRVPDVRVDVLDRLPCPYGLVRYGVAPDHEKIKSLQNNLRAVLEDERVRFLGGVAIGPDLPPAKLLELYHAVVYCVGAAADRRLGVPGEDLPGSWSATDFVAWYSAHPDARDDGFVRDVRTAVTIGVGNVAVDVSRMLARGAAELAPTDIPQAALGTLAASQVRDVYMVGRRGPSQARFTTKELRELGSLPGVRVVVDESELMLDPAYTDPSALPPAARRNVEVMRAWAAEPERDAERRIHLRFFLRPVELVEGAGRVAGVRFERTRPDGHGGVIGTRAYQEIGAQLVLRSVGYRGVPLEGLPFDTATGTVPHAAGRVLRSGVPSPGEYVAGWIKRGPTGVIGTNRPCAKETVTSLLDDVPALVHKELTRDPLAGLVAAGVRPVAWDGWRAIERAEAELGRSLGRGSVKIPDWAGLLAAAGAS, from the coding sequence GTGCCGCACATCGCCGTCATCGGTTCGGGGCCGAGCGGGGTCTACACCGCCCAGAGCCTCGTGCAGCAGGTCCGCGTCCCGGACGTCCGGGTCGACGTGCTCGACCGGCTGCCCTGCCCGTACGGCCTGGTGCGCTACGGCGTCGCGCCCGACCACGAGAAGATCAAGTCGCTCCAGAACAACCTGCGCGCCGTGCTGGAGGACGAGCGGGTGCGATTCCTGGGTGGTGTCGCGATCGGCCCCGATCTGCCGCCGGCGAAGCTCCTCGAGCTCTACCACGCGGTCGTCTACTGCGTGGGCGCGGCGGCCGACCGGCGGCTCGGGGTGCCCGGCGAGGACCTGCCCGGCAGCTGGTCCGCGACCGACTTCGTGGCCTGGTACAGCGCGCATCCGGACGCCCGCGACGACGGTTTCGTACGCGACGTGCGCACGGCCGTGACCATCGGCGTCGGGAACGTGGCGGTGGACGTGTCACGGATGCTGGCCCGCGGCGCCGCCGAACTCGCGCCCACCGACATCCCGCAGGCCGCGCTCGGGACGCTCGCCGCCAGTCAGGTGCGGGACGTGTACATGGTGGGGCGGCGCGGCCCGTCGCAGGCCCGCTTCACCACCAAGGAGCTCCGCGAGCTCGGATCGCTTCCCGGGGTGCGCGTCGTCGTGGACGAGAGCGAGTTGATGCTGGACCCCGCGTACACCGATCCGTCGGCGCTGCCCCCGGCCGCCCGGCGGAACGTGGAGGTGATGCGCGCCTGGGCCGCCGAGCCGGAGCGGGACGCGGAGCGCCGGATCCATCTGCGGTTCTTCCTGCGTCCTGTGGAGCTCGTGGAGGGTGCGGGGCGGGTGGCCGGGGTGCGGTTCGAGCGGACGCGGCCCGACGGGCACGGCGGGGTGATCGGCACGCGGGCGTACCAGGAGATCGGGGCTCAGCTGGTGCTCCGGTCGGTGGGGTATCGCGGAGTGCCGCTGGAGGGGCTGCCGTTCGACACCGCGACGGGGACGGTGCCGCATGCGGCGGGGCGGGTGCTGCGCTCCGGGGTCCCGTCGCCCGGCGAGTACGTCGCGGGGTGGATCAAGCGCGGCCCGACCGGCGTCATCGGCACCAACCGGCCCTGCGCCAAGGAGACGGTGACCTCCCTGCTCGACGACGTCCCGGCGCTCGTACACAAGGAGTTGACGCGGGATCCGCTGGCCGGACTTGTCGCCGCCGGGGTGCGGCCCGTGGCGTGGGACGGGTGGCGGGCGATCGAGCGGGCCGAGGCGGAACTGGGGCGGTCGCTGGGGCGCGGGTCGGTCAAGATCCCCGACTGGGCGGGGCTGTTGGCCGCGGCGGGCGCGTCGTAG
- a CDS encoding DUF305 domain-containing protein — MHRSIDGNVIVTKVAVPALIMAAALGLTGCDAGGSDGADSPASSGPSVIAPGKPGEAAETLSAKDAQARGGDEGPNSADVRYAQMMIQHHEQALVMTELAPEQAESTQVKRLAERISAAQAPEIDTMRGWLKNHGRKESASGHSAHEAMPGMATEAQLKKLRAAHGKAFDALFLKLMITHHQGAVTMATEVKSDGNDVQVEEMADDVIAQQTTEISRMRDMS; from the coding sequence ATGCACAGATCAATAGATGGCAACGTGATCGTCACGAAAGTTGCTGTTCCCGCGCTGATCATGGCGGCGGCGCTGGGGTTGACCGGGTGCGACGCAGGCGGGTCCGACGGCGCCGACTCGCCCGCGTCGAGCGGGCCTTCGGTCATCGCGCCGGGCAAGCCCGGGGAGGCGGCCGAGACGCTGTCGGCGAAGGACGCGCAGGCGCGGGGCGGCGACGAGGGGCCCAACTCGGCGGACGTCCGGTACGCGCAGATGATGATCCAGCATCATGAGCAGGCGCTGGTGATGACCGAACTCGCCCCGGAACAGGCCGAGTCGACGCAGGTGAAGCGGCTCGCCGAGCGTATCTCGGCGGCGCAGGCGCCGGAGATCGACACCATGCGCGGCTGGCTGAAGAACCACGGCCGCAAGGAGTCCGCGTCGGGGCACTCCGCGCACGAGGCGATGCCGGGCATGGCGACCGAGGCGCAGCTCAAGAAGTTGCGGGCCGCCCATGGCAAGGCTTTCGACGCCCTGTTCCTGAAGTTGATGATCACCCATCACCAGGGCGCCGTGACCATGGCGACCGAGGTCAAGAGCGACGGGAACGACGTGCAGGTGGAGGAGATGGCCGACGACGTGATCGCCCAGCAGACCACCGAGATCAGCCGGATGCGGGACATGTCCTGA
- a CDS encoding PucR family transcriptional regulator, translating into MCALLALDRAAVQERRRIEARFLREAVDLLTAGKEEPAQARLDSLGLTPDTARRALYVSTTGSPYGPGLAALVLEDVAERVPGCSVPIGLDDGAYLMLVPGQRPDDDLGAADAAERLAPLLAGGRAALATGSPAVGAAALRRSIEEARHAHRVAALGTGTVRSAGSAALSSHQLLLAAVPEDVRRLYRDRLIGVVERYDAEHGSDLVATLAAFLDASGSWQRCAEQLHVHVNTLRYRLQRVEQLTGHGLGTLRDRVDFLLALGIDGPARPAATRPA; encoded by the coding sequence GTGTGCGCCCTGCTCGCGCTCGACCGGGCCGCCGTCCAGGAGCGCCGCCGCATCGAGGCCCGCTTCCTGCGCGAGGCCGTCGATCTGCTGACGGCGGGGAAGGAGGAGCCGGCCCAGGCCCGGCTCGACAGCCTCGGCCTCACCCCCGACACCGCGCGCCGCGCCCTGTACGTGAGCACGACCGGCAGCCCGTACGGACCCGGACTCGCCGCCCTCGTCCTGGAGGACGTCGCCGAGCGCGTCCCCGGCTGCTCGGTGCCGATCGGCCTGGACGACGGCGCGTACCTGATGCTCGTACCGGGACAGCGTCCGGACGACGACCTGGGCGCCGCCGACGCCGCGGAACGCCTCGCGCCGCTGCTCGCCGGAGGCCGGGCGGCACTCGCCACCGGCAGCCCCGCCGTCGGCGCGGCCGCTCTGCGCCGCTCGATCGAGGAGGCCCGGCACGCGCACCGCGTCGCCGCGCTCGGCACCGGCACGGTGCGCAGCGCGGGCAGCGCCGCACTCTCCTCGCACCAACTCCTGCTCGCCGCCGTGCCCGAGGACGTCCGCCGCCTGTACCGGGACCGGCTCATCGGCGTCGTCGAGCGGTACGACGCCGAGCACGGCAGTGATCTCGTGGCCACCCTCGCCGCGTTCCTCGACGCGTCGGGGTCGTGGCAGCGCTGCGCCGAGCAACTCCACGTCCACGTCAACACGTTGCGCTACCGGCTCCAGCGCGTGGAGCAGCTCACCGGGCACGGCCTCGGCACGCTCCGCGACCGCGTCGACTTCCTGCTGGCGCTCGGTATCGACGGCCCCGCACGACCCGCCGCCACCCGCCCGGCGTGA
- a CDS encoding PucR family transcriptional regulator ligand-binding domain-containing protein codes for MQLTELLAMSRLGLTPVVPPPAGSPPIRGVYTTDLPDPGRYLDGGELVLTSTTWYHEPRDADVFVAALSGAGVAALVAGTAGVGVLPDALAEACARHGLPLLAVGDEVSFAALTETVLAALDGGHRRMPSAGLHRGLVASVASGAGPEGLVDVFARATGVWCAVLSATGRLRAGGVPDVTEQQLTRAHRDALAAGGFPRYARSPAAARSACSPCSRPSRTARPPDTSPRRATSATGRPASPTPRGRCAPCSRSTGPPSRSAAASRPASCARPSIC; via the coding sequence GTGCAGCTCACCGAACTGCTCGCGATGTCCCGGCTCGGGCTGACACCCGTCGTCCCGCCGCCCGCCGGCTCCCCGCCCATCCGCGGCGTCTACACCACGGACCTGCCCGATCCCGGCCGCTATCTCGACGGCGGCGAACTCGTCCTGACCAGCACCACCTGGTACCACGAGCCGCGTGACGCCGACGTGTTCGTCGCGGCGCTGTCCGGCGCGGGCGTCGCCGCGCTCGTCGCGGGCACGGCCGGGGTGGGCGTGCTGCCGGACGCGCTCGCCGAGGCCTGCGCCCGGCACGGACTCCCGCTGCTCGCCGTCGGCGACGAGGTGTCGTTCGCCGCCCTCACCGAGACGGTGCTCGCCGCGCTCGACGGCGGCCACCGGCGCATGCCGTCCGCGGGACTGCACCGCGGTCTGGTCGCCAGCGTCGCCTCGGGCGCCGGCCCCGAAGGGCTCGTCGACGTGTTCGCCCGCGCCACCGGCGTGTGGTGCGCCGTCCTGTCGGCGACCGGGCGGCTGCGCGCGGGCGGCGTCCCCGACGTGACGGAGCAGCAGCTCACCCGCGCCCACCGGGACGCGCTCGCCGCGGGCGGCTTCCCTCGGTACGCCCGCTCACCGGCGGCGGCGCGCTCAGCCTGTTCCCCGTGCAGTCGCCCGTCGCGCACCGCCCGCCCGCCGGATACCTCGCCGCGTCGGGCGACTTCCGCGACTGGGCGCCCGGCGTCGCCGACGCCGCGTGGGAGGTGTGCGCCCTGCTCGCGCTCGACCGGGCCGCCGTCCAGGAGCGCCGCCGCATCGAGGCCCGCTTCCTGCGCGAGGCCGTCGATCTGCTGA
- a CDS encoding purine-cytosine permease family protein, which translates to MRADPERPFPVERLGAEPVPADRRHGRPWSLFTLWFGANVQFATLSVGALATSVFGLDLLPAVLAIITGTLLSSALVGLFSTRGPLTGVLQLVQSRGPFGRLGNLPSAAFTVVNGVGWCVVDSLLGIFILRDLTGMGFGPALAVMAVAQMGVAVVGYRLIHTVERGLAVLLVVVFAVMSVYGFGEARAAAPVAPADGSTAAFLLVVAVTAARVLGWSAYASDYSRYLPATSRPRRVFLAAGGGSAVAGVWIGALGAALGTAGALDDPSHMVSGLLPHALGTVVLLSLLLSTLASTVIDLYSGAMAALVAGFTIPRWVSVLVVGSLGTALAWYAGHGDFATHLNDFLLMTGYWLAPWAAVMIAAYWGRGRRNVADPYDPGHRFGAGLPCVALALAVEIPFMNQSLYTGPLAAAHPALGPFGLFVGFAVAGAAYTAATALRRPAPAAPGRPPVSDTSSGTSPDTFSDELRSTR; encoded by the coding sequence ATGCGCGCCGATCCCGAACGCCCCTTCCCCGTCGAGCGGTTGGGTGCCGAACCGGTGCCCGCCGACCGCAGGCACGGCCGGCCCTGGTCCCTGTTCACGCTGTGGTTCGGCGCGAACGTGCAGTTTGCGACGCTCAGCGTGGGCGCCCTCGCGACCTCGGTGTTCGGTCTCGACCTGCTGCCCGCGGTCCTCGCGATCATCACCGGCACGCTGCTCAGCTCGGCGCTCGTCGGTCTGTTCTCCACGCGCGGCCCGCTGACCGGGGTGCTGCAACTCGTGCAGTCCCGCGGCCCGTTCGGACGGCTGGGCAATCTGCCGTCGGCGGCGTTCACGGTCGTCAACGGTGTCGGCTGGTGCGTCGTCGACTCGCTGCTCGGCATCTTCATCCTGCGCGACCTGACGGGCATGGGCTTCGGACCCGCGCTCGCGGTCATGGCGGTGGCGCAGATGGGCGTGGCCGTGGTCGGCTACCGGCTCATCCACACCGTGGAGCGGGGCCTCGCCGTCCTCCTGGTGGTCGTCTTCGCGGTGATGTCGGTGTACGGGTTCGGGGAGGCGCGGGCGGCCGCGCCGGTCGCACCGGCCGACGGCTCGACCGCGGCTTTCCTGCTGGTCGTCGCCGTCACCGCGGCCCGCGTCCTCGGCTGGTCCGCGTACGCCTCCGACTACAGCCGCTATCTGCCCGCCACGAGCCGGCCGCGGCGGGTGTTCCTCGCGGCGGGCGGCGGCAGCGCGGTCGCCGGGGTGTGGATCGGGGCGCTGGGCGCGGCGCTCGGCACGGCGGGCGCGCTCGACGACCCGAGCCACATGGTGAGCGGGCTGCTGCCGCACGCGCTCGGCACGGTCGTGCTGCTCTCGCTGCTGCTGTCCACGCTCGCGTCGACGGTCATCGACCTGTACTCGGGGGCGATGGCGGCGCTCGTCGCCGGGTTCACGATCCCGCGCTGGGTGTCGGTGCTCGTCGTCGGCTCGCTCGGCACGGCGCTCGCCTGGTACGCGGGGCACGGCGACTTCGCGACGCACCTCAACGACTTCCTGCTGATGACGGGGTACTGGCTGGCGCCGTGGGCCGCGGTGATGATCGCCGCGTACTGGGGCCGGGGGCGGCGCAACGTCGCGGACCCGTACGACCCGGGCCACCGGTTCGGCGCCGGTCTGCCGTGCGTGGCGCTGGCGCTGGCCGTCGAGATCCCGTTCATGAACCAGTCCCTCTATACGGGGCCGCTGGCGGCGGCACATCCCGCGCTCGGGCCGTTCGGTCTCTTCGTCGGCTTCGCGGTGGCGGGTGCGGCGTACACGGCCGCGACGGCACTGCGGCGCCCGGCCCCGGCCGCGCCCGGACGTCCCCCTGTTTCCGACACGTCGTCCGGCACCTCGCCGGACACGTTCTCCGACGAGTTGAGGAGTACCCGATGA
- a CDS encoding helix-turn-helix transcriptional regulator, translating to MSTAAPHTAGSRALEHPAREEIRLEAVLHALSDPMRLAVVREIAASRAAELSCSQIDLPVTKSTSTHHFRVLRESGVIEQVYRGTAKMNGLRRADLDALFPGLLDTVLDAAARQVQRLGG from the coding sequence ATGTCGACCGCAGCACCGCACACCGCCGGAAGCCGCGCCCTGGAGCACCCGGCCCGCGAGGAGATCCGCCTCGAAGCGGTGCTGCACGCGCTGTCCGACCCGATGCGGCTCGCGGTCGTACGCGAGATCGCGGCGTCGCGAGCCGCCGAACTGTCCTGTTCGCAGATCGACCTGCCCGTCACCAAGTCCACCTCCACGCACCACTTCCGGGTGCTGCGTGAGAGCGGGGTGATCGAGCAGGTCTATCGCGGGACGGCGAAGATGAACGGGCTGCGCAGGGCCGACCTAGACGCGCTGTTCCCCGGCCTGCTCGACACCGTTCTCGACGCGGCTGCCCGGCAGGTCCAGCGGCTCGGGGGCTGA
- a CDS encoding NADH:flavin oxidoreductase/NADH oxidase: MSALFEPYTLRSLTAANRVWMPPMCQYSAAPEGPLTGAPTDWHFQHYGARAAGGTGLIIVEATGVSPEGRISPYDLGIWNDAQVEEFRRITSFLKSQGTVPGIQLGHAGRKASTDRPWKGGGPVGADAHGWQAVAPSALAFDERHAVPTELTVDGIKEVVQQFADAAQRSLDAGFEVAEIHGAHGYLIGQFLSPHSNRRTDEYGGSYENRTRFALEVVDAVRAVWPDELPLFFRISATDWLADGEGWSADDTVRFAGELKAHGVDLIDVSTGGNASGVRIPVGPGYQVPFAARVRNEAGVPAAAVGLITEVDQAEKILANGEADAVLLGRELLRDPSFARHAARELGADVHVPEQYHRSV; this comes from the coding sequence GTGAGCGCGCTGTTCGAGCCCTACACCCTCAGGTCGCTGACCGCTGCGAACCGCGTCTGGATGCCGCCGATGTGCCAGTACAGCGCGGCCCCCGAGGGCCCGCTCACGGGCGCGCCCACGGACTGGCACTTCCAGCACTACGGAGCTCGCGCGGCCGGCGGCACCGGCCTGATCATCGTCGAGGCGACGGGTGTCTCGCCCGAGGGGCGCATCTCCCCCTACGACCTCGGCATCTGGAACGACGCGCAGGTGGAGGAGTTCCGCCGGATCACGTCGTTCCTGAAGTCGCAGGGCACGGTGCCCGGCATCCAGCTCGGGCACGCGGGCCGCAAGGCCTCCACCGACCGCCCCTGGAAGGGCGGCGGCCCGGTCGGCGCCGACGCGCACGGCTGGCAGGCGGTCGCGCCCAGCGCGCTCGCGTTCGACGAGCGGCACGCGGTGCCGACCGAGCTGACCGTGGACGGCATCAAGGAGGTCGTCCAGCAGTTCGCCGACGCCGCCCAGCGCTCGCTGGACGCCGGGTTCGAGGTCGCCGAGATCCACGGCGCCCACGGCTACCTGATCGGCCAGTTCCTCTCCCCGCACTCCAACCGGCGCACCGACGAGTACGGCGGCTCCTACGAGAACCGCACCCGGTTCGCCCTGGAGGTCGTCGACGCGGTGCGCGCCGTGTGGCCCGACGAACTGCCGCTGTTCTTCCGGATCTCCGCGACCGACTGGCTGGCGGACGGGGAGGGCTGGAGCGCCGACGACACCGTCCGCTTCGCCGGTGAGCTCAAGGCCCACGGAGTGGACCTGATCGACGTGTCGACCGGTGGCAACGCCTCCGGTGTGCGCATTCCGGTCGGCCCCGGCTACCAGGTGCCCTTCGCCGCCCGGGTCCGCAACGAGGCCGGGGTCCCGGCCGCCGCCGTCGGCCTGATCACCGAGGTCGACCAGGCGGAGAAGATCCTCGCCAACGGTGAGGCGGACGCGGTCCTGCTCGGCCGCGAGCTGCTGCGCGACCCGTCCTTCGCCCGGCACGCGGCGCGCGAGCTCGGCGCGGACGTGCATGTGCCGGAGCAGTACCACCGGTCCGTGTGA
- a CDS encoding DUF6214 family protein encodes MLESSFFDVSDHFRPESTVSAGPRWEIHGPDPTTRRPEPDRDAAPGEDCPPPWFHVRLALGDGAHADVLAVVADGRVAIEDVRVQPPLSADEFAALARWIEGPLEEACRGAAEQQGLLQADLGPRGGLVTAAGEPAGRRARPAWPRGTEGRRVAAEAYRAAQEEGRDPVLAVMYATGHSRRRSLRLISGARDAGFLAPRHNRR; translated from the coding sequence GTGCTGGAGAGTTCATTCTTTGACGTTTCTGATCATTTTCGACCGGAAAGCACCGTCTCTGCGGGGCCGCGGTGGGAGATCCACGGGCCCGACCCGACCACGCGCCGACCGGAGCCCGACCGGGACGCCGCACCGGGGGAGGACTGCCCGCCGCCGTGGTTCCACGTCCGGCTCGCCCTCGGCGACGGCGCCCACGCGGACGTGCTCGCCGTGGTGGCGGACGGCCGCGTCGCGATCGAGGACGTGCGCGTGCAGCCACCGCTCTCCGCCGACGAGTTCGCCGCCCTCGCCCGGTGGATCGAGGGCCCGCTGGAGGAGGCGTGCCGGGGCGCCGCCGAACAACAGGGCCTCCTCCAGGCCGACTTGGGACCCCGCGGTGGCCTCGTCACCGCCGCCGGGGAACCCGCGGGCCGTCGCGCCCGCCCCGCCTGGCCGCGCGGCACGGAGGGCCGCCGCGTCGCCGCCGAGGCCTACCGCGCCGCGCAGGAGGAGGGCCGTGACCCCGTCCTCGCGGTCATGTACGCGACCGGCCACAGCCGGCGCAGGTCGCTGCGGCTGATCTCGGGCGCGCGGGACGCGGGCTTCCTCGCGCCCCGGCACAACAGGCGCTGA